The Salvelinus namaycush isolate Seneca chromosome 8, SaNama_1.0, whole genome shotgun sequence genome has a segment encoding these proteins:
- the LOC120052419 gene encoding zinc finger protein 184-like, which yields MSQIRLLRVFLNERLTAAAEEIFGVVEKTVAEYQEEVVRLQRLLDIVLQPEINMPRADRQQCTLSVSEEEVPPEQQQCEQEWSPSLGQEDPEPIQIKEEQEELRTSQEEQPLKGLEAETIEFIFNPVCVKSDRDEDPTQPSHLYQAQKEGNGERDTLPSTTTEKIKTEPDGDIYVESEPTSVSQPFSTVNPDCSSAQSENSQSVSGMETGGPPSGFNPVKSKRTKMVKGQSSCVKKSTQLTLLKSPSQSHATPCCCKVCGKSFYHMGTLIKHVQIHTKDEEGICGVCGKCFQSTESMKDHFQTHIADRFCCHVCGKGFTLNSNLKRHMRSHTRDKPYGCHYCGQGFSTGSTLNRHIRIHTGEKPFCCPDCGKSFTQSGHLKIHMRTHTGEKPHSCPDCGKGFSIASNLSVHMKIHTGDKRQKDSALAPI from the exons ATGTCTCAAATACGGTTGTTGAGGGTTTTTCTCAACGAGAGATTAACAGCTGCTGCTGAGGAGATATTTGGGGTCGTTGAAAAAACGGTAGCAGAGTATCAGGAGGAAGTTGTCCGTCTACAGAGGCTGCTCGACATTGTTCTTCAACCTGAGATAAACATGCCCAGAGCAG ACCGCCAGCAGtgtactctctctgtctctgaagaggaggttccccctgagcagcagcagtgtgagcaggagtggagccCCAGTCTGGGACAGGAGGACCCAGAGCCCATACAgattaaagaggaacaggaggaactCAGGACCAGTCAGGAGGAACAGCCGCTTAAAGGGCTTGAGGCAGAGACCATAGAGTTCATATTCAATCCTGTCTGTGTGAAAAGTGACCGTGATGAAGACCCAACTCAGCCCTCACATCTCTATCAAGCCCAAAAGGAAGGcaacggagagagagacactctACCTAGTACTACAACTGAAAAGATCAAAACAGAACCTGATGGAGACATCTATGTAGAATCAGAACCAACCAGTGTCTCTCAGCCTTTCTCTACAGTAAATCCAGACTGTTCGTCAGCTCAGAGTGAAAACAGTCAAAGTGTCAGTGGTATGGAGACTGGAGGACCTCCGTCAGGCTTTAACCCAGTCAAATCAAAGAGAACAAAGATGGTAAAAGGACAAAGCTCCTGTGTCAAGAAATCTACACAGTTGACCCTCCTGAAATCACCCAGTCAAAGTCATGCTACTCCTTGTTGTTGTAAGGTGTGTGGCAAGTCTTTTTATCACATGGGTACATTAATTAAACACGTGCAAATTCATACAAAGGATGAAGAAGGtatttgtggtgtgtgtggaaaatgttttCAGTCCACAGAAAGTATGAAAGATCACTTCCAAACTCACATTGCAGATAGGTTTTGTTGTCATGTTTGTGGTAAAGGGTTCACCTTAAACAGTAATCTAAAAAGACACATGAGGAGCCACACAAGAGATAAACCATATGGCTGTCATTATTGTGGCCAGGGATTCAGCACTGGCAGCACTCTGAATAGACACATTAggattcacacaggggagaagccatttTGCTGCCCTGATTGTGGCAAATCATTCACTCAGAGTGGACATCTAAAAATACACATGAGGacccacacaggggagaaaccacaTAGCTGCCCTGATTGTGGCAAAGGATTCAGCATTGCCAGTAATCTGTCAGTGCACATGAAGATTCACACAGGAGATAAAAGACAAAAGGATTCAGCACTGGCACCAATCTGA